The following proteins are co-located in the Heliorestis convoluta genome:
- a CDS encoding PIN-like domain-containing protein: MFEKEKSKIKYDLDEFIICFDSNVWLDMYKLPPAIIEDIIIAISNNVQYFWLPNQVYIEFTQNVIKNRDYTINRYKNIIENSCQQLNDAKNKINQELKNLYTSNILTNDYFNQKFLNEIDTLRSNFKSDLSILASEYEKDLKVISNDNDIISDLVEELNELRSEKPFSTKELLSLYVEGETRFKYKLPPGYTDEKKEKKNNQENSNDYLVKKYGDLIIWKEILRLMKNSEKNLLFVQNEKKTDWWESYKSKKINKFLVQEYSEVTNNKSKIYMVDFVEFLSLCGKEFGLEAETINDLVAKAKLEKDVLEYIEFNKLNILEEQLENKYLNDSNKLYDLLIDFSFFGGSVSDVECTELLNINMLNSEIVFDKAWEEKYIKFEFEVEFNSYITSYVNKYVCHSGQAITKFKINSKIDFTINYIHLKANPSAAFEIIDCEFYDEELVESHSNEYEIDVDVDEDLFRDR, translated from the coding sequence ATGTTTGAGAAGGAAAAAAGCAAAATAAAATATGATCTTGATGAATTTATCATTTGTTTTGATAGTAATGTGTGGCTTGACATGTATAAACTTCCTCCAGCAATAATCGAAGACATCATAATTGCTATTTCTAACAACGTCCAATATTTTTGGTTGCCAAATCAAGTATATATTGAGTTCACTCAGAACGTCATTAAAAATCGAGATTACACAATTAATCGTTACAAAAATATAATTGAAAATAGTTGCCAGCAACTAAATGATGCCAAAAATAAAATTAATCAAGAATTGAAAAACTTATACACAAGCAATATATTAACCAACGATTATTTTAATCAAAAGTTTTTAAATGAAATTGACACTTTACGAAGTAATTTTAAGAGCGATTTATCAATCTTGGCATCTGAATATGAAAAAGATCTAAAAGTAATTTCTAATGATAATGATATTATTTCAGATTTAGTTGAAGAGCTTAATGAATTAAGAAGTGAAAAGCCTTTTTCCACAAAAGAACTCTTGTCTCTATACGTAGAAGGAGAAACTCGCTTTAAATATAAGCTTCCTCCTGGATACACAGATGAAAAGAAAGAGAAAAAGAATAATCAAGAAAATAGTAACGATTATTTAGTAAAAAAATATGGAGACTTAATAATCTGGAAAGAAATCCTTCGATTAATGAAAAATAGCGAAAAAAACTTACTATTTGTACAAAATGAGAAGAAAACAGACTGGTGGGAATCCTATAAATCAAAAAAAATAAACAAGTTTTTAGTTCAAGAGTATTCTGAAGTAACCAATAATAAAAGTAAAATATACATGGTTGATTTCGTGGAATTTTTAAGTTTATGTGGTAAAGAATTTGGATTAGAGGCTGAAACTATTAATGACTTGGTTGCTAAAGCAAAACTAGAAAAAGATGTTCTGGAATATATTGAATTTAACAAGCTAAATATTTTAGAAGAACAATTAGAAAATAAATATTTGAATGATAGCAATAAGCTGTATGATTTATTAATTGATTTTAGTTTTTTCGGTGGTTCAGTTAGTGATGTAGAATGTACAGAATTATTAAATATAAATATGTTAAATAGTGAGATAGTATTTGATAAAGCTTGGGAAGAAAAATATATAAAATTCGAATTTGAAGTTGAATTTAATTCATATATTACATCTTATGTAAATAAGTATGTTTGTCATAGTGGACAAGCCATTACAAAGTTTAAGATAAATTCTAAAATAGATTTTACGATTAACTATATTCATTTAAAAGCGAATCCCTCTGCAGCATTTGAAATCATTGATTGTGAATTTTATGATGAGGAATTGGTTGAATCTCATAGTAATGAGTATGAGATCGACGTAGATGTAGATGAAGACTTATTTAGAGACAGATAG
- a CDS encoding HNH endonuclease, with protein sequence MDFPSKAKSYVIDFQENRCYYCERVLDGSSSKSQPRADHFIPWVFVKTSTLENLIYACNDCNGTKLHRLPKLVYFNKLLQRNASNGDFILSYPEQIPNWTERVERWVKNYHQASEQLSTGWGP encoded by the coding sequence GTGGACTTTCCGAGCAAAGCAAAGTCTTATGTAATTGATTTTCAAGAGAACCGTTGTTATTACTGTGAACGAGTATTAGATGGTAGTTCCTCTAAAAGTCAACCAAGGGCAGATCACTTTATACCCTGGGTTTTTGTAAAGACATCAACTTTAGAAAATCTTATTTATGCTTGTAACGACTGCAATGGAACTAAGCTTCATCGATTGCCTAAATTGGTTTATTTCAATAAACTCTTGCAACGGAATGCTTCTAACGGAGATTTTATATTGAGTTATCCTGAGCAGATTCCTAACTGGACAGAACGTGTTGAGAGATGGGTTAAGAATTATCATCAGGCATCGGAACAGTTGAGTACGGGGTGGGGGCCATGA
- a CDS encoding tyrosine-type recombinase/integrase, translating into MFNEWLQQDGKNIKTIQSYNQSFTELKKWLEGRYGHFAQDQVTPLDLHEWISHMQIVQKLAPATIKKRIAAVKVYWSYLIDTKQTTYDPTRKVKAKRVRESEVAPRWLTRHEQAKLLMTIEKEKRAFNRIRNLAIVQCMLQAGLRIFEVVALDVSDIDLQRRTLVVRRGKGNKYRVVPINKDLYRSLLEWQENAQVEDPLFVSQQGKRITERSVQYALRHYFDQIGLEDATVHSLRHSFCKNLIDAGQPIQVVAQLAGHSSIEETRRYVTASEQELRDAVERISWER; encoded by the coding sequence ATGTTCAATGAGTGGCTACAACAAGATGGAAAAAACATTAAAACGATTCAGTCCTACAATCAATCTTTCACCGAACTTAAGAAATGGTTAGAAGGAAGATATGGACACTTTGCTCAAGACCAAGTGACACCGCTAGATCTACACGAGTGGATCAGTCACATGCAGATCGTGCAAAAACTTGCCCCGGCAACGATTAAAAAGAGAATTGCAGCCGTCAAGGTTTACTGGTCATATTTGATAGATACAAAACAGACAACCTATGACCCAACAAGAAAAGTAAAAGCAAAGAGAGTAAGAGAATCAGAGGTAGCGCCTCGATGGCTGACCAGACATGAGCAAGCAAAACTTTTAATGACGATTGAAAAAGAAAAAAGAGCCTTTAACCGGATACGAAACCTGGCCATCGTACAATGCATGCTTCAGGCAGGACTCCGTATATTTGAGGTCGTGGCTCTGGATGTGAGCGATATAGACTTGCAGCGAAGAACTTTGGTTGTTCGACGAGGAAAAGGAAATAAGTATAGAGTTGTTCCTATTAATAAGGATCTTTATCGTTCATTACTTGAATGGCAAGAAAATGCTCAAGTAGAAGATCCATTGTTTGTGTCACAACAAGGAAAGAGGATTACAGAGCGATCCGTTCAATATGCGTTACGTCATTATTTTGATCAGATCGGGTTAGAAGATGCGACAGTTCATAGCTTGAGACATAGTTTTTGTAAAAACCTGATTGATGCAGGCCAACCTATACAGGTGGTGGCTCAGTTGGCCGGCCACTCTTCAATTGAAGAAACTCGAAGATATGTAACTGCAAGTGAACAGGAACTGCGGGATGCTGTTGAAAGGATTTCATGGGAAAGATAA
- the istA gene encoding IS21 family transposase encodes MIKVDTYKYIKDLHIKKRESIRQISRDTGLSRQTIRKILYGSVEEVTQYKRNVPPPAPLKEQYAPIIRDWIVENLTAPPKQRYTASRIFERLQEEKGFIGGASTVRGWVKEIKHELNIERIETYVPLEHDPVGRAQCDWTPAVARINGQDIKGDLFLMRFSNSSAFYIRFYPHQRQEAFFDAHEKTFAFFNGVPQSILYDNLKTAVKRVLVGRKREEQDSFVKFRAHHGFDSEFCNRAKGNEKGKIESLARYVKWHVFTPVPEFPTIEALNNWIEERCRKLNAKPRGRNQQSFWDAFELERDKLLPISVHTFDCCTRKEAKVNRFSLVQFDRNQYSVPTEYTGKMVTVKGYVDKIEIYYQKTKIATHERCYDSGKQKFLLEHYLKLLERKPRAVGQAKPVRQANLPKPFAKYHEVVQSMDPEEGDRQFVKVLLLLKRFPVHIVSEALISAVKQNRLSPVDVEQIVDTIDKPSTKTVSSTNTEVLKPTGQVAPTQLQRYASLVKGGVGA; translated from the coding sequence ATGATCAAGGTGGATACTTATAAGTATATCAAAGATCTTCACATTAAGAAACGTGAGTCGATCCGACAAATTTCTAGGGATACTGGACTTTCCCGACAAACAATCCGCAAAATCCTATACGGTTCGGTAGAAGAAGTTACACAGTACAAAAGAAATGTACCGCCACCAGCACCACTTAAAGAACAATATGCCCCCATCATAAGAGATTGGATAGTCGAGAATCTAACAGCCCCACCGAAACAACGCTACACTGCGAGCCGCATCTTTGAACGACTCCAAGAGGAGAAAGGTTTTATAGGCGGTGCATCAACAGTTAGGGGTTGGGTAAAGGAAATAAAGCATGAATTGAACATTGAACGTATTGAGACCTATGTCCCTCTAGAACATGACCCCGTTGGTCGTGCTCAATGTGATTGGACCCCTGCTGTGGCAAGAATAAACGGTCAGGACATTAAGGGCGATTTATTTTTAATGCGGTTTAGCAACAGTAGTGCTTTTTATATCCGGTTTTACCCACACCAGAGACAAGAAGCATTTTTTGATGCCCACGAGAAGACATTTGCATTCTTTAATGGCGTGCCACAAAGTATTCTCTACGATAACCTAAAAACTGCAGTTAAGCGCGTACTTGTAGGACGTAAACGAGAAGAACAGGATTCTTTTGTCAAGTTCCGTGCTCACCATGGCTTTGATAGTGAATTTTGTAATCGAGCCAAAGGAAACGAAAAAGGTAAAATTGAGTCTCTAGCTCGCTACGTTAAGTGGCACGTTTTCACGCCAGTACCCGAATTCCCTACTATCGAGGCCCTCAATAACTGGATAGAAGAACGTTGCCGCAAACTAAATGCCAAGCCAAGGGGACGGAATCAACAAAGCTTTTGGGACGCCTTTGAGCTTGAAAGAGACAAGCTATTACCCATCTCCGTTCATACATTTGACTGTTGTACCAGAAAAGAAGCCAAAGTCAACCGTTTTAGCCTGGTGCAGTTTGACCGTAATCAGTACTCAGTACCCACCGAGTACACTGGTAAAATGGTCACCGTAAAAGGCTATGTGGATAAAATAGAAATCTATTATCAAAAAACAAAAATAGCTACCCATGAACGCTGTTACGACTCAGGAAAGCAAAAGTTTCTATTAGAACATTATCTCAAGCTTTTAGAACGTAAACCTCGTGCTGTTGGACAAGCAAAACCGGTACGGCAAGCTAATCTTCCTAAACCCTTTGCCAAGTACCATGAAGTGGTTCAAAGTATGGACCCAGAAGAAGGAGACCGCCAGTTTGTAAAGGTACTGTTATTACTAAAACGCTTTCCTGTCCACATAGTAAGTGAAGCTCTAATCTCAGCTGTAAAACAAAACAGACTTAGTCCAGTAGATGTAGAACAGATCGTCGACACAATTGATAAACCAAGTACGAAAACAGTAAGCAGCACCAATACAGAGGTTCTAAAACCAACTGGCCAAGTAGCTCCCACCCAATTGCAACGTTATGCGAGCTTGGTTAAAGGTGGTGTTGGGGCATGA
- the istB gene encoding IS21-like element helper ATPase IstB, with the protein MNQMTISHYLKELRLPAAAKALPNLLREAQDRDFNHLEFLSALLRQELDQREENTVARRIKQARFPQIKTLETFDFSLISTVSKSRILALAQGQYIDEKRHVIFMGNSGTGKSHIASALGLAACQQGRKVRFYQTARLVEELVTAREEHRLLKLEKEWMRDEVVILDELGYIPFSKTGAELLFQFCSTRHELGSIIVTTNLDFEKWPEVFGDVRLTEALVDRLTHRADIHLMNGESYRFRETIQQKPTSNLLQQPNGD; encoded by the coding sequence ATGAACCAAATGACGATTTCACATTACCTAAAGGAGTTACGTCTACCGGCAGCAGCAAAAGCACTGCCCAACCTACTGCGGGAGGCACAAGATCGAGACTTTAACCATCTAGAGTTCTTAAGTGCTTTACTCCGCCAGGAGCTAGACCAGCGAGAGGAAAATACCGTTGCCAGAAGAATTAAACAAGCACGTTTTCCACAGATCAAAACTTTAGAAACCTTCGACTTCAGTCTAATATCCACAGTGAGTAAATCCCGTATCTTAGCTCTAGCCCAAGGTCAATACATAGACGAAAAGCGACATGTAATTTTTATGGGTAACTCTGGGACAGGAAAGTCCCACATAGCTAGTGCTCTCGGTCTTGCAGCCTGTCAACAGGGTCGTAAGGTCCGGTTTTACCAAACAGCCCGTTTGGTTGAAGAACTAGTCACGGCTCGAGAAGAACACCGCCTCTTAAAGCTTGAAAAGGAGTGGATGCGAGACGAGGTTGTAATACTTGATGAACTGGGCTATATCCCCTTTAGCAAAACTGGAGCAGAATTACTATTTCAGTTTTGTTCTACAAGGCATGAACTTGGTAGCATCATCGTTACAACCAACCTAGACTTCGAAAAGTGGCCTGAAGTGTTTGGGGATGTACGTTTGACGGAAGCCCTAGTTGATCGGTTGACCCATAGGGCCGACATCCATCTGATGAATGGAGAAAGCTACCGTTTTCGTGAGACCATCCAACAAAAGCCAACATCAAACTTACTCCAACAACCTAACGGAGATTAA
- a CDS encoding ATP-binding protein, whose product MDSLLVKTTFEEDYLYRTYSKVTSSPDIAFTELIANSWDSGALTVKIIIPAEAGDLITIEDNGNGMTYQQFLNRWMKLAYNRLKHQGADVEFPIDVQATKRRAYGRNGIGRHGLLCFNNMYDIETWRDGSGNKFTVSTASNEQPIKIIKHEQFERKGHGTKLSVLASRNLPNSDEMLEILSARFLYDPQFVVYINEQKLDLSENKSATNEIIQINDEIELKVTIVDSSKSARNTMQHGVAFWAGGRLIGEPSWSYGKFVFADGRRKIAKRFTFIVESDELFDEILPDWTGFRNSYLMNEVYRKLNIYVSNIFQKAFSEDIEEVQMAALKENIEDLEAISNSPIAKYEVSKFINDVTNKKPDIPQDALNVAVAAMLNIEKSRSGVALLSKLSKMSTEEITALNSLLEEWTVSDVLSVISEIDARITTIEAITRLSGDKTVDELNTLHPIVLQSRWLFGPEYDSINFVSNVSLKKAIEQLFGQKVIKDEFVNERKRPDIIVLSNSTVLAVCIEDYDDGANLNFIDKILIIELKRGGFKLGRDEVTQAQYYVQDLLNCSFVAKNTIIRAYVVGETIEPKTERVLKIGENDRGRVDVCTFAQLIDTAQRRLFNLKKILSEHYEKIDNDNIVAKALKKPKQQTIL is encoded by the coding sequence ATGGATAGTCTGTTGGTGAAAACTACGTTTGAGGAAGATTATTTGTACAGAACTTATTCGAAAGTAACGAGTAGTCCCGACATCGCTTTTACTGAGTTGATTGCAAATTCATGGGATAGTGGGGCTTTAACTGTTAAAATTATCATTCCAGCAGAAGCCGGGGATTTAATTACAATTGAAGATAATGGTAATGGCATGACATACCAGCAATTTTTAAATAGATGGATGAAGCTCGCTTATAATAGATTAAAGCACCAAGGTGCCGATGTTGAATTTCCAATAGACGTTCAAGCGACAAAAAGACGTGCTTATGGACGGAATGGTATAGGAAGACACGGGCTATTATGCTTTAACAACATGTATGATATTGAAACTTGGAGAGATGGTTCTGGAAATAAATTTACTGTATCGACTGCATCGAATGAGCAACCAATAAAAATTATTAAGCATGAACAGTTTGAGAGAAAAGGTCATGGTACTAAATTATCAGTGCTTGCTAGTAGAAACCTTCCCAATTCAGATGAAATGTTAGAGATATTATCTGCTAGATTCCTTTATGATCCACAGTTTGTAGTTTATATTAATGAGCAGAAGTTAGATTTGTCTGAAAACAAGAGCGCAACTAATGAGATCATACAGATAAATGATGAGATTGAACTTAAAGTGACAATTGTAGACTCAAGTAAGTCTGCTCGTAATACTATGCAACATGGGGTAGCTTTTTGGGCAGGTGGTAGACTTATTGGGGAGCCATCCTGGTCATATGGGAAATTTGTTTTTGCAGATGGTAGGCGAAAAATTGCCAAAAGATTCACATTTATTGTTGAGTCAGACGAATTATTTGATGAAATACTTCCAGACTGGACAGGCTTTAGGAATTCTTATCTAATGAATGAAGTTTATAGAAAACTGAATATCTATGTGTCTAACATATTTCAAAAAGCCTTTTCTGAAGATATTGAAGAAGTTCAAATGGCAGCATTAAAAGAGAATATTGAGGATTTAGAGGCGATTTCAAATTCTCCTATAGCTAAATATGAAGTTTCAAAATTTATTAATGACGTAACCAATAAAAAGCCAGATATACCTCAAGATGCACTTAATGTAGCTGTAGCGGCCATGTTAAACATTGAGAAAAGCCGTTCAGGAGTAGCTTTACTGAGTAAACTTTCAAAAATGTCCACAGAGGAAATTACGGCACTTAACTCATTGCTAGAGGAATGGACTGTAAGTGATGTTTTATCGGTAATAAGTGAGATTGATGCAAGAATTACTACAATAGAAGCAATAACAAGACTGAGTGGGGATAAAACAGTCGATGAACTTAACACACTGCATCCAATAGTATTGCAGTCTAGATGGCTTTTTGGACCTGAATATGACTCTATTAATTTTGTATCAAATGTCTCATTAAAAAAAGCTATAGAACAATTGTTTGGGCAGAAAGTGATTAAAGATGAATTTGTAAATGAAAGAAAGAGGCCAGATATAATTGTTCTTTCTAATTCTACAGTATTAGCAGTATGTATCGAGGATTACGATGACGGTGCAAATTTAAATTTTATCGATAAAATACTAATTATAGAATTAAAACGAGGCGGGTTTAAGCTTGGGAGAGATGAAGTAACTCAAGCACAGTATTATGTACAGGATTTACTTAATTGTAGTTTTGTGGCTAAAAATACGATTATACGTGCATATGTAGTTGGAGAAACAATTGAACCTAAAACAGAACGGGTATTAAAAATTGGCGAAAATGACAGAGGCAGAGTTGATGTTTGTACTTTTGCTCAGCTTATTGATACTGCTCAACGGAGATTATTTAATCTCAAGAAAATTTTGAGTGAGCATTATGAGAAAATTGATAATGATAATATAGTTGCTAAAGCACTTAAAAAGCCAAAGCAACAGACGATTCTATAA
- a CDS encoding PBECR2 nuclease fold domain-containing protein produces MKKRIFDPSSRDIQIVGELDLEKVKSLVGVQFPEATVYIYPGAIKHIKKKHADIFETHYFFIPEIIVAPDYIGKNPKEPASIELYKRLNPTLLVAVKLSPKGYLHLSSFYDLDNAEHKIQKRLRTGRIVPYK; encoded by the coding sequence ATGAAAAAAAGAATTTTCGATCCATCATCGAGAGATATTCAAATAGTCGGTGAACTTGATCTAGAAAAAGTAAAGAGCCTTGTAGGTGTGCAGTTCCCTGAGGCTACGGTGTATATCTACCCAGGCGCTATTAAACATATCAAGAAAAAGCATGCAGATATTTTTGAAACCCATTACTTCTTTATACCTGAAATTATCGTAGCTCCTGATTACATAGGTAAAAATCCTAAAGAGCCTGCTAGTATAGAGCTTTATAAAAGATTGAATCCAACCTTGCTTGTTGCGGTTAAACTATCACCTAAAGGGTACCTGCATCTATCTTCTTTTTACGATCTAGACAATGCTGAACATAAGATACAGAAAAGATTGAGAACAGGCAGGATAGTTCCTTACAAATAA
- a CDS encoding DNA sulfur modification protein DndB — MDNNAIKFIAHNVLTLNDDGYISVMNAEKLREYWVSGVIKYNPEIQRGEKVVKRRNKKEETVPVFSRTNINKIAERMKAGKYKPDTIILNIMNDGAEKIAVVDGTLTVESGNVEVLDGQHRLRALERVGEAAENIVEPFPVMILNLSKEKAQDAFYQFTQGSKISKTRAEYLNNDQGKYENLIAKEILSSSDLGKYVEVVKNNISKNDKKAVVTFSTIVAAIQSSLRYMQISIDGKNEAKEIANFFVRYCDALVSVIEEIRNSEKRLEGRDESLICENFTFYGYVAVGAYLYQNHRNDWESFVSNLLDMDYRKDSPLWESKIVRKGKEKYSIVNSSDSRNYLIETFVNEFNKITKPNSQNKESA, encoded by the coding sequence ATGGACAACAACGCTATAAAATTTATTGCTCATAATGTACTTACCCTTAACGACGATGGATACATATCGGTTATGAATGCAGAAAAACTTCGGGAGTATTGGGTGTCTGGAGTTATAAAATATAATCCAGAAATTCAACGAGGAGAAAAAGTTGTAAAACGCCGAAATAAAAAAGAAGAAACTGTTCCCGTTTTCAGTAGAACCAACATTAATAAGATTGCCGAACGTATGAAGGCCGGAAAATACAAGCCCGACACCATCATTCTTAATATCATGAATGATGGTGCAGAGAAAATAGCAGTCGTAGACGGAACTCTCACCGTGGAATCCGGTAACGTAGAGGTACTAGACGGTCAACATAGACTCCGTGCTTTAGAACGTGTTGGAGAGGCTGCCGAAAACATTGTTGAACCTTTCCCTGTTATGATATTGAATCTTTCTAAAGAGAAGGCACAGGATGCTTTTTATCAGTTTACCCAGGGTTCAAAAATTAGCAAGACAAGAGCCGAATACCTTAACAACGATCAGGGTAAGTATGAAAATTTAATAGCAAAAGAGATTCTTTCATCCAGTGATCTAGGAAAATATGTTGAAGTGGTCAAAAACAACATTAGCAAAAATGATAAAAAGGCTGTTGTCACATTCAGTACAATTGTTGCCGCAATACAAAGTTCTTTAAGATACATGCAAATAAGCATTGATGGAAAAAATGAAGCAAAAGAAATAGCCAATTTCTTTGTACGTTATTGTGATGCATTGGTTTCAGTTATTGAAGAGATTCGAAACTCAGAAAAGCGTCTGGAAGGTAGAGATGAGTCATTAATTTGTGAAAACTTTACTTTCTATGGTTATGTAGCGGTGGGAGCTTATCTATATCAGAATCATAGAAATGATTGGGAAAGCTTTGTTTCAAATCTGCTAGACATGGACTATAGAAAAGATTCTCCATTATGGGAAAGCAAGATCGTTCGAAAAGGGAAAGAAAAATACAGTATCGTAAACAGTAGTGACTCTAGAAATTATCTCATAGAAACCTTTGTTAATGAATTTAATAAGATAACAAAACCGAATAGTCAAAATAAAGAATCTGCTTAA
- a CDS encoding DUF3006 domain-containing protein — protein MKIKATIDRFEGYYAVLLVGEEEGIVDWPKNMLPSEAKEGEIITISMSIDKNETQRRRKRVEGLLDKLKNKNQG, from the coding sequence ATGAAGATTAAAGCAACCATTGATCGTTTTGAGGGATACTATGCTGTTTTATTAGTCGGTGAAGAAGAAGGTATTGTAGACTGGCCAAAAAACATGCTCCCATCGGAAGCTAAAGAAGGCGAGATAATTACCATCAGCATGTCTATCGATAAAAATGAAACTCAGAGACGACGAAAACGAGTAGAAGGTCTACTAGATAAGCTAAAAAATAAGAATCAAGGATAG
- a CDS encoding stalk domain-containing protein, producing MRNYKLFLVVVLAVFLFTTPSMANGISVIVNDSQVDFGDVSPQIVDNRTLVPLRATFEALGASLEWIGEEQKVIAFRGNNQIELVIGVSTAIVNGNTVQLDVPAKIINGRTLVPLRFIGEALGDDVRWDGQKRAAVITSKAFSIEAPSSSEKDKLKDMTVHFIDVGQGDSIFVISPNGATMLIDAGTQTAGQKIVSYLKKAGITSIDKVVATHPHADHIGGMQAIFDNFKVKKVYDSGFPHTSQTYENFLITVDEKNIPFEIAHRGNKINLDPDLDIMILHPGTTMGDANNNSIVLKVTYGQVSYLFTGDAEKEAEEMMLEYVGSQLNSTVLKVGHHGSSTSTTKLFLDAVKPKVAVIQVGEGNSYGHPTNEVLNRLYNASVNVFRNDIHGTVVISTDGQTYSVKTEKQITQPVLPVQAPIAQPIMNTDSVNAPSTQERLININTADYELIQKITGVGPAIAKNIIDYREKHGAFTSIEQIKRVSGIGDARFEAMKHQITVN from the coding sequence GTGAGAAATTACAAATTGTTTTTGGTAGTGGTGTTGGCTGTCTTTCTATTTACTACGCCATCGATGGCAAATGGTATTTCAGTTATAGTCAATGATAGTCAAGTTGACTTCGGAGATGTATCACCACAAATCGTTGATAACCGAACCCTGGTACCCTTAAGAGCTACTTTTGAAGCATTAGGAGCAAGTTTAGAGTGGATCGGGGAAGAACAGAAAGTAATTGCATTTCGAGGAAACAATCAAATCGAACTTGTAATAGGTGTAAGTACGGCGATTGTTAACGGTAATACAGTACAGTTAGATGTACCTGCAAAAATCATTAATGGCAGAACTTTGGTTCCTCTTCGTTTCATAGGGGAAGCTCTAGGTGATGATGTGCGATGGGATGGACAAAAGCGAGCTGCGGTCATTACATCCAAAGCATTTAGTATAGAAGCTCCTTCTTCCAGTGAAAAAGATAAGCTAAAAGATATGACCGTACACTTTATTGACGTTGGTCAAGGTGATAGCATTTTCGTTATCTCACCAAACGGAGCTACCATGCTAATCGATGCTGGTACTCAAACGGCTGGCCAAAAAATAGTTAGCTACCTGAAGAAAGCTGGAATAACGTCAATCGACAAGGTTGTTGCTACTCACCCACATGCTGATCATATCGGTGGAATGCAAGCCATATTTGATAACTTTAAAGTGAAAAAAGTCTACGATAGTGGGTTTCCCCATACTTCGCAGACCTATGAAAACTTCTTGATTACTGTTGATGAAAAGAACATACCTTTTGAGATTGCTCATCGTGGAAACAAAATCAATCTCGATCCAGACTTAGATATAATGATACTTCACCCAGGCACCACGATGGGAGATGCAAACAATAACTCTATTGTATTGAAGGTTACATATGGACAAGTATCGTACCTTTTCACTGGAGATGCAGAGAAAGAAGCAGAAGAAATGATGCTAGAGTACGTAGGGAGCCAATTGAACTCTACGGTGCTAAAGGTTGGTCATCATGGTTCTTCTACCTCGACGACAAAGCTTTTTTTAGATGCTGTTAAACCAAAAGTTGCAGTGATTCAAGTTGGTGAAGGAAACAGCTACGGCCACCCGACAAACGAAGTTTTGAATCGCTTGTACAACGCTTCAGTAAACGTGTTCAGAAATGATATACACGGCACTGTTGTAATTTCTACGGATGGTCAAACCTATAGCGTCAAAACGGAGAAACAGATCACTCAACCAGTACTGCCTGTCCAAGCACCTATCGCTCAACCGATTATGAATACGGATAGTGTCAATGCTCCTTCTACACAGGAAAGACTAATTAACATCAATACTGCGGACTATGAGCTGATACAAAAGATTACTGGAGTAGGTCCAGCTATTGCGAAAAATATTATTGACTATAGAGAGAAGCATGGAGCATTTACTTCGATTGAGCAAATTAAAAGGGTTAGCGGTATTGGTGATGCTCGGTTTGAGGCTATGAAACACCAAATAACGGTGAATTAA